The Agelaius phoeniceus isolate bAgePho1 chromosome 4, bAgePho1.hap1, whole genome shotgun sequence genome includes a region encoding these proteins:
- the RBM46 gene encoding putative RNA-binding protein 46 isoform X1, which translates to MFHFRLFKENKMSKVQNVFRKPLFKRNERKAVADMHEENKAAANGCGKIRSGAQNGAALLALMEKTGYSMVQQNGQRKFGGPPPGWEGPPPPRGCEVFVGKIPRDMYEDELVPVFERAGKIYELRLMMEFSGENRGYAFVMYTTKEEAQLAIKILNNYEIRPGKFIGVCVSLDNCRLFIGAIPKDKKKEEILNEMKKVTEGVVDVIVYPNATDKTKNRGFAFVEYESHRAAAMARRRLIPGTFQPWGHTIQVDWADPEKVVDEETMQRVKVLYVRNLMISTTEDKIKAEFNKFKPGVVERVKKLRDYAFVHFFHREDAVAAMSIMNGKCIDGASIEVTLAKPVNKESPWKQHFNGQISPSSENLLGFPNKDDGTQKSLGKPAGLSVRLNGQHSPSPPEVERSTYPIFPGIKLTPISMYSLKLSHFSSAVMHLDYFCHKNSWAPPEYCLYSTTSQDGKILLVYKVLISSIADDSQSYFMPEKLCTTVEDAKELAAQFTLLHLAPEQAYITLLSLNAAWWDSKANCTPYLV; encoded by the exons ATGTTTCACTTCAGGCTtttcaaggaaaacaaaatgagtAAGGTTCAAAATGTTTTTAGAAAACCCTTGTTTAAAAGAAATGAACGAAAAG CTGTTGCAGATATGCACGAGGAGAATAAAGCTGCAGCAAATGGATGTGGCAAGATCCGAAGCGGTGCTCAAAATGGGGCAGCTTTACTTGCCCTGATGGAGAAGACTGGATACAGCATGGTTCAGCAAAATGGGCAAAGAAAATTTGGTGGTCCTCCACCAG GTTGGGAAGGTCCTCCACCACCTCGTGGCTGTGAAGTTTTTGTGGGTAAGATTCCTCGTGATATGTATGAAGATGAACTGGTTCCTGTTTTTGAGAGAGCCGGGAAGATCTATGAGCTCAGACTGATGATGGAATTCAGTGGTGAGAACCGAGGCTATGCTTTTGTCATGTACACCACTAAAGAGGAAGCCCAGCTGGCCATCAAGATTCTTAATAATTATGAAATTCGTCCAGGGAAGTTTATTGGTGTCTGCGTGAGCTTGGACAACTGCAGACTGTTTATTGGAGCGATTCCTAAAGataagaagaaagaagaaatactgaatgaaatgaaaaaagttACAGAAGGAGTGGTGGATGTCATTGTTTATCCAAATGCCACTGACAAAACTAAAAATCGTGGCTTTGCCTTTGTAGAATATGAatctcacagagcagctgcaatGGCTAGAAGACGACTAATCCCAG GAACgttccagccctggggtcatACTATTCAAGTAGACTGGGCAGATCCTGAGAAAGTAGTTGATGAAGAAACTATGCAGAGAGTCAAAGTATTGTATGTGAGAAATCTAATGATATCTACTACAGAGGACAAAATCAAAGCTGAATTCAACAAGTTCAAGCCAGGAGTAGTTGAACGTGTGAAGAAGTTGAGGGACTatgcttttgttcattttttccaCCGTGAGGATGCAGTTGCTGCTATGTCTATAATGAATGGAAAGTGCATTGATGGAGCTAGCATTGAGGTAACACTGGCGAAGCCAGTTAACAAAGAAAGTCCTTGGAAGCAGCATTTTAATGGTCAGATAAGTCCCAGTTCTGAAAACCTCTTAGGGTTTCCTAACAAAGATGATGGTACTCAAAAATCCTTGGGGAAACCAGCGGGTCTTTCAGTTCGTCTGAATGGTCAGCACAGTCCAAGCCCTCCTGAAGTTGAAAGAAGTACATATCCCATTTTTCCAGGAATAAAGCTTACTCCAATTAGCATGTATTCTTTAAAGCTGAGTCACTTCAGTTCTGCAGTAATGCATCTGGATTATTTTTGCCATAAAAATAGCTGGGCACCACCAGAATACTGCTTGTATTCAACCACAAGTCAGGATGGGAAAATACTTTTGGTGTACAAGGTGCTTATTTCTAGTATTGCAGATGATTCTCAGAGTTATTTCATGCCAGAAAAACTCTGTACAACAGTAGAAGATGCAAAGGAATTGGCAGCACAGTTCACACTTTTACATCTAG
- the LRAT gene encoding lecithin retinol acyltransferase encodes MKNPVPQAASLLLEKLMLLVHIRPLPAGSGGETPPPAPGYYDTSCFKRGDLLEVPRTLFIHFGIYLGENRVAHLMPDILPSITGDRRQIQQVVTNKRLILGVIARTASVRVDTVEDFAYGGSILVNHMDRLFEDQVLGSEEAARRAEKLVGATAYSLLWNNCEHFVTYCRYGAPVSFQTDKFCETVKMIIRDQRSVLASVLVGLASIVCLGVAPSTTLPTIFIPFFLWMAG; translated from the exons ATGAAGAACCCCGTGCCACAGGCGGCCTcgctgctgctggagaagctgatGCTCCTCGTCCACATCCGGCCATTGCCCGCTGGCTCCGGCGGGGAAACGCCACCGCCTGCACCCGGCTACTACGACACCAGCTGCTTCAAGCGAGGAGACCTGCTGGAGGTGCCCCGCACCCTCTTCATCCACTTCGGCATTTACCTGGGCGAGAACCGTGTCGCCCACTTGATGCCCGACATCCTGCCCTCCATCACCGGCGACCGTCGGCAGATCCAGCAGGTGGTGACCAACAAGCGGCTTATCCTGGGCGTCATCGCCAGGACGGCCAGCGTCCGGGTGGACACGGTGGAGGACTTCGCCTACGGCGGCAGCATCCTGGTCAACCACATGGACCGGCTCTTCGAGGACCAGGTGCTGGGCAGCGAGGAGGCGGCCCGCCGGGCGGAGAAGCTGGTGGGAGCCACGGCCTACAGCCTGCTCTGGAACAACTGCGAGCACTTCGTCACCTACTGTCGATACGGAGCCCCCGTCAGCTTCCAGACCGACAAG ttctgtgAGACTGTGAAGATGATTATTCGGGACCAGAGGAGCGTCCTCGCGTCGGTGCTTGTGGGACTAGCGTCAATAGTCTGCCTAGGTGTGGCACCGTCCACCACACTCCCCACCATCTTCATTCCCTTCTTTCTGTGGATGGCTGGCTAA
- the RBM46 gene encoding putative RNA-binding protein 46 isoform X2 yields the protein MPWPRLSGDSAVADMHEENKAAANGCGKIRSGAQNGAALLALMEKTGYSMVQQNGQRKFGGPPPGWEGPPPPRGCEVFVGKIPRDMYEDELVPVFERAGKIYELRLMMEFSGENRGYAFVMYTTKEEAQLAIKILNNYEIRPGKFIGVCVSLDNCRLFIGAIPKDKKKEEILNEMKKVTEGVVDVIVYPNATDKTKNRGFAFVEYESHRAAAMARRRLIPGTFQPWGHTIQVDWADPEKVVDEETMQRVKVLYVRNLMISTTEDKIKAEFNKFKPGVVERVKKLRDYAFVHFFHREDAVAAMSIMNGKCIDGASIEVTLAKPVNKESPWKQHFNGQISPSSENLLGFPNKDDGTQKSLGKPAGLSVRLNGQHSPSPPEVERSTYPIFPGIKLTPISMYSLKLSHFSSAVMHLDYFCHKNSWAPPEYCLYSTTSQDGKILLVYKVLISSIADDSQSYFMPEKLCTTVEDAKELAAQFTLLHLAPEQAYITLLSLNAAWWDSKANCTPYLV from the exons ATGCCCTGGCCTCGTCTGTCTGGCGATAGTG CTGTTGCAGATATGCACGAGGAGAATAAAGCTGCAGCAAATGGATGTGGCAAGATCCGAAGCGGTGCTCAAAATGGGGCAGCTTTACTTGCCCTGATGGAGAAGACTGGATACAGCATGGTTCAGCAAAATGGGCAAAGAAAATTTGGTGGTCCTCCACCAG GTTGGGAAGGTCCTCCACCACCTCGTGGCTGTGAAGTTTTTGTGGGTAAGATTCCTCGTGATATGTATGAAGATGAACTGGTTCCTGTTTTTGAGAGAGCCGGGAAGATCTATGAGCTCAGACTGATGATGGAATTCAGTGGTGAGAACCGAGGCTATGCTTTTGTCATGTACACCACTAAAGAGGAAGCCCAGCTGGCCATCAAGATTCTTAATAATTATGAAATTCGTCCAGGGAAGTTTATTGGTGTCTGCGTGAGCTTGGACAACTGCAGACTGTTTATTGGAGCGATTCCTAAAGataagaagaaagaagaaatactgaatgaaatgaaaaaagttACAGAAGGAGTGGTGGATGTCATTGTTTATCCAAATGCCACTGACAAAACTAAAAATCGTGGCTTTGCCTTTGTAGAATATGAatctcacagagcagctgcaatGGCTAGAAGACGACTAATCCCAG GAACgttccagccctggggtcatACTATTCAAGTAGACTGGGCAGATCCTGAGAAAGTAGTTGATGAAGAAACTATGCAGAGAGTCAAAGTATTGTATGTGAGAAATCTAATGATATCTACTACAGAGGACAAAATCAAAGCTGAATTCAACAAGTTCAAGCCAGGAGTAGTTGAACGTGTGAAGAAGTTGAGGGACTatgcttttgttcattttttccaCCGTGAGGATGCAGTTGCTGCTATGTCTATAATGAATGGAAAGTGCATTGATGGAGCTAGCATTGAGGTAACACTGGCGAAGCCAGTTAACAAAGAAAGTCCTTGGAAGCAGCATTTTAATGGTCAGATAAGTCCCAGTTCTGAAAACCTCTTAGGGTTTCCTAACAAAGATGATGGTACTCAAAAATCCTTGGGGAAACCAGCGGGTCTTTCAGTTCGTCTGAATGGTCAGCACAGTCCAAGCCCTCCTGAAGTTGAAAGAAGTACATATCCCATTTTTCCAGGAATAAAGCTTACTCCAATTAGCATGTATTCTTTAAAGCTGAGTCACTTCAGTTCTGCAGTAATGCATCTGGATTATTTTTGCCATAAAAATAGCTGGGCACCACCAGAATACTGCTTGTATTCAACCACAAGTCAGGATGGGAAAATACTTTTGGTGTACAAGGTGCTTATTTCTAGTATTGCAGATGATTCTCAGAGTTATTTCATGCCAGAAAAACTCTGTACAACAGTAGAAGATGCAAAGGAATTGGCAGCACAGTTCACACTTTTACATCTAG